The following are encoded together in the Chanodichthys erythropterus isolate Z2021 chromosome 16, ASM2448905v1, whole genome shotgun sequence genome:
- the stap2a gene encoding signal-transducing adaptor protein 2a → MAAAPANPRTGSLKAQLPPCYYEGYLEKRGAKEKVARRLWTCLCGNTLYFFNNSKDTNYVEKLDLSGFVSLIDDPSRDRNLEAARLNLRMKDGEIKLTAPNLEARELWKGFLYSVVDLAVPTTLTLLPGQLHMLKEVVEKEKMRRKARSSSRAPSSPLSLPLVGEIPACFRPVSRTEAEVLLERHPDCGNMLLRPGRDGSSLAVTTRQDLNGSVFRHYRVTQKQQGGYIIDVENPIPCPTLHDVINALVEKTAGTLQPFILEEPYEENITFVSSNDENGERTLHCAPTGPLSRAPSLPPKQVGTDRWSLRSQTRSPSSSPRSFSPSGSPSNSMRRLVLSPSPLSQSLTDELKQKLEKRRTSQE, encoded by the exons ATGGCGGCAGCGCCCGCGAACCCCCGCACCGGGAGCCTGAAAGCGCAGCTGCCGCCCTGTTATTACGAGGGATACCTGGAGAAAAGAGGAGCGAAAGAGAAG GTAGCTCGACGTTTATGGACCTGTTTATGTGGAAACACACTCTACTTCTTCAACAACTCTAAGGACACAAAC TATGTAGAGAAGTTGGATCTGAGTGGGTTTGTGTCTCTGATCGATGACCCAAGTCGTGATCGGAATCTGGAAGCAGCCAGATTGAACCTCCGCATGAAGGATGGAGAAATCAAACTCACT GCACCAAATCTCGAAGCACGTGAGCTGTGGAAAGGTTTTCTCTACTCTGTTGTAGAT CTGGCTGTGCCCACCACACTCACCCTCCTGCCCGGGCAGCTGCACATGCTGAAGGAAGTCgtggagaaagaaaaaatgcGTCGAAAGGCCCGGTCGTCTTCCAGAGCCCCCTCATCCCCTCTCTCGCTCCCGCTGGTGGGAGAAATACCTGC GTGCTTCAGGCCTGTGTCTCGAACTGAAGCGGAGGTGCTGTTAGAAAGACATCCGGACTGTGGGAACATGCTTCTCAGACCGGGACGGGACGGATCTTCACTCGCTGTCACCACACGACAAGACCTGAATGG ATCGGTGTTCAGGCATTACAGAGTGACACAGAAGCAGCAGGGTGGTTACATCATCGACGTGGAAAACCCA ATTCCCTGTCCCACACTGCATGATGTCATCAATGCACTCGTGGAGAAAACAGCCGGGACTCTTCAGCCCTTCATATTAGAAGAGCCTTATGAGGAGAACATCA CATTTGTGTCATCCAACGATGAGAATGGAGAGCGAACCCTGCACTGTGCTCCCACTGGACCTCTCTCTCGAGCTCCATCACTGCCCCCTAAACAAG tagGTACAGACAGATGGTCCCTGCGGTCGCAGACAAGATCTCCCAGTTCCTCACCAAGATCCTTTTCCCCGTCTGGCTCTCCATCCAACTCCATGAGAAGACTGGTTCTGTCTCCCTCACCTCTCTCTCAGA GCCTCACAGACGAGCTCAAACAGAAGCTGGAGAAGAGACGGACCAGTCAAGAGTGA
- the sema4e gene encoding semaphorin-4E, whose amino-acid sequence MMLLLAVLCVLYVWSPATLIGGQGSSTNIIPRKKVPLSSNGGRFFREEGVWNYTTMLLREDLNMLILGAREAIFALDLDDITVRKAMVNWPVSEEKQKGCSIKGKDATNDCKNYIRIIHKRDDEKIYVCGTNAFSPTCDNMSYVNGELKLDNKQEDGKGKCPFDPFQRYASEMVDGELYSATSLNFLGSDPVMMRSTGEIIRTDYWFNEPNFVRMAYIPEGKSSPEGDDDKIYLFFSETAVEYDSLFKVDVSRVARVCKGDMGGLRTLQKKWTSFLKARLDCPFPNIKLPLLVQDVFQLCQDDWTTCVFYAVFTLQLDSSEYSAVCAYKIEDIKTVFSNSKFKTPVTVATSFVKWVMHSGEVPDPRPGACIDNHAREKNIHTSLDLPDKTLQFIRDKPLMDQAVKAIGERPLLVKTGIAFTRIVVATATALNGSSHQVMFIGTKNGSVLKAVNYEGEMIIMEEIQLFESSQPVKILRLSNSKKQLYVGSEVGVRQLSISECGRYHTCQDCVLARDPYCGWDLNAGSCSTINSTHRTRTSTVIQSLSDGDASRCPQLGGSKPVNIWFIHDNTVKLWCQPYSNLAQVHWKVNGKPIRPSDTIQILSDSLMILNASAEASGYYTCSSVERKYEVQHIAYDLQMLSGSENPEPIHDLKEKKNTLVAMVVILSLILAMLVIWNLYKGHLPLPCCHGRVKDMANRNVDESLSASQAQQHKVASPTVNLNSNHNYANNQRSSISRETDRLSTTVDSSGQISLKYRDDESEI is encoded by the exons ATGATGCTTCTCTTGGCTGTTCTGTGCGTGTTGTACGTCTGGAGTCCCGCAACGCTGatcggtggacaggggtcatcaACGAATATCATACCTCGGAAAAAAGTGCCATTAAGTA GTAATGGAGGACGTTTTTTTCGTGAGGAGGGTGTTTGGAACTACACCACTATGCTTCTGAGGGAAGATCTCAACATGCTCATCCTGGGTGCCAGGGAAGCCATTTTTGCCCTCGATCTAGATGACATTACAGTCAGGAAGGCCATG GTGAATTGGCCAGTCTCAGAAGAGAAGCAAAAAGGATGTTCTATTAAAGGAAAAGATGCTACG AATGACTGCAAAAATTATATCAGAATTATTCATAAAAGGGACGATGAAAAAATTTATGTTTGTGGAACCAATGCATTCAGCCCAACCTGTGACAATATG TCCTATGTAAATGGTGAGCTGAAATTAGACAACAAGCAAGAAGATGGGAAGGGGAAATGTCCGTTTGATCCTTTTCAACGATACGCGTCTGAGATGGTTG ATGGAGAGTTATACTCCGCCACTTCACTGAACTTCTTGGGCTCAGATCCAGTTATGATGCGCAGCACAGGCGAAATCATACGGACAGACTATTGGTTCAATG AACCAAATTTTGTCCGCATGGCCTATATACCGGAGGGAAAATCGAGCCCCGAGGGGGATGACGACAAGATCTATCTTTTCTTCAGTGAGACCGCAGTGGAATATGATTCATTATTCAAGGTGGATGTCTCTCGGGTAGCTCGCGTCTGCAAG GGAGACATGGGTGGGCTGAGGACGCTGCAAAAGAAGTGGACATCATTTCTAAAAGCGAGGCTTGACTGTCCCTTTCCAAACATCAAGCTGCCTCTTCTGGTCCAGGACGTGTTCCAGTTGTGCCAAGATGACTGGACCACCTGTGttttttatgctgtttttaCTCTACAATT AGACTCCTCTGAATACTCTGCAGTATGTGCATATAAAATTGAAGACATCAAGACTGTGTTCTCAAATAGCAAGTTTAAGACTCCTGTTACCGTCGCAACGTCATTTGTGAAGTGGGTGATGCATTCGGGTGAAGTACCTGACCCCCGACCTGGAGCA TGCATTGATAATCATGCCAGAGAAAAGAACATCCACACATCTCTAGATCTGCCAGACAAAACATTGCAGTTTATTAGAGACAAGCCTCTGATGGACCAGGCCGTCAAAGCCATTGGAGAGCGACCACTGCTGGTGAAGACAGGCATTGCTTTCACTAGAATTGTGGTGGCCACAGCGACTGCCTTGAATGGGAGCAGCCATCAAGTCATGTTCATTGGCACAA AGAATGGTTCAGTGCTGAAAGCTGTGAATTATGAGGGAGAGATGATTATTATGGAAGAGATTCAGCTATTTGAGTCCTCGCAGCCTGTCAAGATACTGCGACTTTCCAACAGCAAG AAACAACTGTACGTGGGTTCGGAGGTGGGCGTGAGGCAGCTGTCCATCAGTGAATGTGGGCGGTACCACACATGTCAAGACTGCGTTCTGGCCAGGGATCCTTACTGCGGCTGGGACCTCAACGCGGGAAGCTGCTCTACCATAAACAGCACACACAGAACAAGAACCAG CACCGTGATTCAGAGTTTGAGTGACGGTGACGCTAGTCGATGTCCACAATTAG GTGGCAGTAAGCCAGTCAACATCTGGTTTATCCATGACAATACCGTGAAGCTGTGGTGCCAGCCTTATTCCAACCTGGCACAGGTTCACTGGAAGGTGAACGGAAAACCGATCAGACCGTCAGACACCATCCAGATCCTCTCCGACAGCCTGATGATCCTTAACGCCTCTGCAGAAGCCAGCGGCTACTACACCTGCAGTTCTGTCGAGCGGAAATACGAGGTGCAGCACATAGCATATGATCTGCAAATGTTGTCAGGATCTGAGAATCCAGAACCAATCCATGACCTTAAGGAAAAAAAGAACACCCTAGTGGCTATGGTGGTGATATTGTCGCTAATTCTAGCTATGTTAGTAATTTGGAACCTGTACAAAGGGCATTTACCTTTGCCGTGTTGCCACGGTAGGGTAAAAGACATGGCCAACAGGAACGTAGATGAGAGTTTGTCTGCAAGCCAGGCTCAACAACATAAAGTAGCATCACCAACCGTGAACTTGAACAGCAACCATAACTATGCAAACAACCAGAGGTCTTCCATCtctagagagacagacagactctCAACCACTGTTGATTCCTCAGGTCAGATCTCATTGAAATACAGAGATGATGAATCAGAGATCTGA